Proteins encoded within one genomic window of Camelina sativa cultivar DH55 chromosome 19, Cs, whole genome shotgun sequence:
- the LOC104764299 gene encoding neurogenic protein mastermind-like produces the protein MSKEEFMKIQTCVLKVNIHCDGCKHKVKKILQKIEGVFTTKIDSEQGKVTVSGSVDPSVLIKKLAKSGKHAELWGAPKGNNNPNQSQLADQFKGMQIDNGKSSGGGGGNNNNNKKGQKGSGGGGGGGGNSNAPKMSQQLNPQQMQQLQQLQKIKGFQDLKLPPQLKGSVPVNKNQNQKGVKFDVPEDDDDDGFSDEFDDEFTDDDDDEFDDEFDDLPPPSNKMKPNAQQMMMNAQKHANLGGGPAKNGGKGAPGGGGGGGKGGPGGGGENQNQGGGKNGGKNGGGGGHPQDGKNGGGGGPNGGKKGNGGGGPMAGGPPGGFRPMGNGGAPPKMSMPMGGPMGMGGPMGNIPAVQGLPATGPGGVPPGYFQGAGSDPMQQQQYLAAVMNQQRAMGNERFQPMMYARPPPAVNYMPPNPHPYPYPYPYPPPYGNDQYSHAFSDENTSSCDIM, from the exons atgagtaaagAAGAGTTCATGAAGATCCAG ACTTGTGTTCTTAAAGTGAACATACACTGTGATGGCTGTAAGCACAAAGTCAAGAAAATCTTGCAGAAAATCGAAG GTGTTTTCACGACCAAGATTGACTCAGAGCAAGGGAAAGTGACTGTCTCAGGGAGCGTAGATCCTTCTGTTCTCATCAAGAAGCTCGCCAAATCTGGTAAACATGCTGAACTCTGGGGAGCTCCTAAGGGTAACAACAATCCCAATCAGTCCCAACTGGCGGATCAGTTTAAGGGGATGCAGATTGACAACGGAAAAAGCAgtggcggcggcggcggaaacaataataacaacaagAAAGGTCAGAAGGgcagtggaggaggaggagggggtgGAGGTAACAGTAATGCGCCAAAGATGAGTCAACAACTGAATCCACAACAGATGCAGCAGCTTCAACAGCTTCAGAAGATTAAAGGGTTTCAAGATCTGAAGCTTCCTCCTCAGTTAAAAGGCTCTGTTCCTGTGAACAAGAACCAAAACCAGAAAGGAGTCAAGTTTGATGTTCctgaggatgatgatgacgatggtTTTAGTGACGAGTTCGACGATGAGtttactgatgatgatgacgacgagtttgatgatgagtttgatgatCTCCCTCCTCCGTCTAATAAGATGAAGCCTAATGCTCAGCAGATGATGATGAACGCTCAGAAGCACGCTAATCTTGGCGGTGGTCCCGCTAAAAACGGCGGTAAGGGCGCTCCCGGCGGCGGCGGAGGTGGTGGTAAGGGTGGTCCCGGTGGCGGCGGTGAAAATCAAAACCAAGGCGGAGGAAAGAACGGTGGTAAAAACGGCGGTGGAGGTGGACATCCACAAGACGGTAAAAACGGTGGCGGCGGTGGTCCAAACGGCGGAAAGAAGGGTAACGGCGGAGGTGGACCCATGGCTGGAGGACCTCCGGGCGGTTTCCGTCCCATGGGAAACGGAGGTGCACCACCGAAGATGAGCATGCCTATGGGAGGACCAATGGGTATGGGTGGTCCGATGGGAAATATACCGGCGGTTCAGGGATTACCCGCGACCGGTCCAGGCGGTGTACCACCGGGTTATTTCCAAGGGGCCGGGTCAGATCCGATGCAACAACAGCAATATTTAGCAGCTGTCATGAACCAGCAACGAGCTATGGGTAACGAACGGTTCCAACCAATGATGTACGCACGTCCACCACCGGCAGTTAACTATATGCCGCCAAATCCGCATCCCTACCCGTACCCGTATCCATATCCACCACCTTATGGGAATGATCAGTACTCTCATGCCTTCAGCGACGAGAACACATCAAGCTGCGATATTATGTGA